CATGGGAAATTGTAAATCCTTCCCCGACTCTCAGATTCAtaagtaaatcaaaatcatgGTACACCTGGTAACCTGCCACGTGCACTGAAACTTTGTCTATACATCGCAATACCCGAGCCCATTTTTCTTTTCCCACGAGCACTCCTCTTGTTCTCGTTCTTGCACCTTTCCGCCATCGGTTTTCCGGCGTTGGTTCATCGGAGAAACCACATAAGTCGCCGTAATATTCAACGGTTCTTTCTTTTAGGGAAACTTTCTCTACGGTTTCTCCGGTAACGGCCAACGTTTCTGTTCACATTCCACTCCTAAtcagttttttttctttattttttttaattaccgttcagtttataataaattttaaagtgaatgGCGGATAATTCTTCGGATACAGTTGTTTATCTTCATGGTGATCtggatttaaaaataattgaagctcGGCAGTTGCCAAATATGGATTTGTTCTCAGCCCGACTTAACCAATGCTTCACTGTATTTCAGCGTTTTCCAAAACCGTTCTGTGGCGTTAAAAAACACAAGTCTCACCGTACAATAATCACCAGTGATCCGTACGTCACCGTTTGCTTGGGCGGCGCTACGGTGGCGCGCACTCGCGTGATTTCAAATTCCCAGAGCCCTGTCTGGAACGAGCACTTTAAAATCCCCTTGGCTCACCCAGTGTCTCACATCGAGTTCTACGTGAAAGACAACGACGTGTTTGGCGCTGACTTGATTGGCATTGCAACCGTTCCAGCTCTGAAAATCAAATCTGGAGAAACGATAAGTGATTGGTTTCCAATATTAAGTTTAAATGGAAAACCACCAAAGCCTGACTCAGCAGTTCGTATGGAAATGAGATTTACGCCATGTGAAGATAACCCATTATACCGTTACGGAATCGCGGCAAATCCAGACCGTTTCGAAGTGAAGAACTGTTATTTCCCGGTGCGACAAGGCGGGGCCATTACGCTATACCAGGACGCGCACAAGCCTAAATCGATGCTACCGGAGATTGAATTGGATAATGGGAATGTGTATAAGCAAGAGGGTTGCTGGGAAGATATATGTCACGCGATTTTAGAGGCGCACCATATGGTTTACATAGTGGGTTGGTCAATTTTTGATAAAGTGAAGCTGGTTAGAGAACCCACGAGGCCATTACCTAATGGTGGGGATTTGAGTTTGGGAGATTTGCTCAAGTATAAATCTGAAGAAGGAGTCAGAGTTTTGTTGTTGGTTTGGGATGATAAGACTTCGCATAATAAATTCTTCATCAAAACGGTATGCGTGTTtgtttttacttattatttttactGTGTATAATTGACATGTCATTTTCAATCCTGGTTCTTGCTAAAACAGGAAATTGAGTAAAGAAAATACAAGAGAAATGTGCTTGTTTGAGGTTGGATTATGTGAATCTTATTACATATAGTGGGTTATGTGCAGAGTGGGGTGATGCAGACTCATGATGAAGAAACTCGGAAGTTTTTCAAGCACTCTTCTGTTCATTGTGTGCTGTCACCTCGTTATGCCAGCAGTAAGCTTAGCATTTTCAAGCAACAGGCATgctttttaccattttattctAGTTAAATTTGCACCGTTTTTGATCATTTTTGTTTCTGATTGTAGAAACCTTTTTATGGCATTTAATTAGAGTAGTTTTCCCTGGTATAGTAACCATTATGCAAGCTATTTGAACTATATTATCATGTTTTAACTTGTTCTCCACCAGAATATTATTTGCACCATTTCATATGTTTTGAAACATAATCTGAATAAGCCAAGCAAGGATTGTTTTGTGCTGGATGTTAGTCCCTTTTTTTTGCAACCAGCTTATGAATTCCTAGAACTCTTCAACctgtaattttttactttttattcaTCATTCTGTCATTGGTCATTTTATATCTTTTCTGGCCCGTGGTTATCATATTATTGTTCCAGTTCCTCCTCAAGTCCCCATCCCGCATAGTAAATGGGAAGTCTGTGCTCATTGGTCAGGGATCTTTTGTAATCTTGAATACACAAGCATGCACAACCCATTAAGTATCTATAGAACCTATTATGCAGTATTGTCTAGTGAATTTACAGAAATTTGCTTGTCTAGTACTTGGAAATCTATGACAGAATGATTTTTCTCTAGTAATTGAAAATCTATGACAGGATGACTTTTCTTTATCACTTACAATTTTTGTGTCGCATTTTACTTCAGCTTGTTGGAACCCTCTTCACTCATCATCAAAAATGTGTGATTGTGGATACTCGAGCACATGGAAATAATCGGAAGATAACTGCATTTTTAGGTGGACTTGACCTTTGTGATGGACGCTATGATACACCTGAACATAGACTCTTTCAGGATCTTGATACTGTATTTCAAGATGATTATCACAATCCGACGTTTCCTGTGAGCACATTTTTATTCCttggaattttttgttttgtttcaaagTGTACTAGTTCACTGAATTTACCTGGATATAATTTTTGAACTGCTGAACTGAACTTTTGGATGGTTCTATAGCTTCTACTGTCATTTTTATATGGTTCATGTACATTATCCCTTCTTCCTGAAAATTTGTAAAACAGGAATGCAGGTCAGATTGATAAAAGGCAAAATTCACAGATCCTATACTTTCTGGGCAGTATGACTCCTAGTTCCTATGGCCCCTTTTAAACGCTCTTGGTATTTCTCAGTGGTAGTTAGGAGTGActtattatagtttaaatacTAATAGTGTCACTAAGAACTATAGAATACTTTCTGCAGATCTTGCAGTTCTGTAGAGGACTGTAGCTCTGATGCTTAAATAGCCTCAACCCTGAGAGATTTCAACTAGATTTTAATGATTCTATTCTTATGCTGGACCTCACCAGATGAATTGTATTcttactcttttttcctttataagcGTAGGTTGGAACCAAGGGTCCAAGAGAACCATGGCATGATTTACATTGCAAAATTGAAGGTCCTGCTGCATATGATGTACTCATGAACTTTGAGCAGCGTTGGAGAAAAGCTGCAAAATGGTCAGAATTTGGACGACGGTTCAAAAGGGTAACTCGTTGGCATGATGATGCTCTAATAAAGTTAGAGCGCATCTCATGGATACTTAGTCCTTCTACAGCAATGCCTATGGATCATCCTACACTAAGGGTTTCCAAGGAGGAAGATCCTGAAAATTGGCATGTTCAGGTTAATCAATTGGAAGTTCCTGATGCAAAGTTTTGGTAATTTTCATGAtccttttgataatatttaaatctttattgATCTTTCTAAATTACAGGTTTTTCGATCTATAGATTCTGGATCTGTGAAAGGATTTCCAAAAGATGTTTTTCAAGCTGAAGCTCAGGTTTCTTATCCTTGCGGTTTTTTTTACCTTGTgatataaataatgaaacatAAACTGACTCATACATGCAGTCTTTTACTCTGGTGTAAGCTTGTTGTATTTCTCATATAATGTGCCATATAAAGTTTCTAATTTATTGATAACTCTCTTTTATTGCAGAACCTTGTTTGTGCCAAAAATTTGGTGATAGACCAGAGCATTCAAAAAGCATATATTGAGGCAATTAGATCTGCACAAAACTTCATATATATCGAAAACCAATATTTCCTTGGATCATCGTATGGGTGGCCTTCTTGCAAAGATGCAGGTTCCGTCTTTGACTTTTCTGTGGAATACATTTCTATCCTAAAATATTCAGCACTTGCCTGtcctttttataatattatacacttttatgtttgtttctgAGCAGGGATCATgctcagttatagtttgtttggcaattttttttttctcttatgaaAAATTTCTTCTTAAAGTTATCACTCTGTTGGAATTATTAGGTGCTGATAATCTAATCCCAATGGAATTGGCATTGAAAATTGCTAGTAAAATCAGAGCAAAGGAGAGATTTGCAGTTTATATTGTCATACCGATGTGGCCCGAGGGTGTCCCTTCTTCTGCCGCTGTCCAAGAAATTCTCTTTTGGCAGGTAAATTGGCGGATAATCAACTCAATCCAAGAAGTCAAGTAGGCAAGTTAAAGCACTCAAAGTAAAGAAAGGAGATACTAAAATGGTATTGTGAACATATTGAATTGTCTTGAGATAACTAATAATAAACCATCATATCAAAGGTGGTGATTTAAGTCCTAATGGAAACAGTTTACTATATACTTCTGCCTTTTCACACCAGTGACATGCTTTGCCCAAAAGCTGGTAACAAAATTGGTTTTGGTGGTCAACAGAACTTATGTTTTGTAGACGGtgtatttttatacatatcatTGGTGTACAACCATATTTTTTGGTGTGACTTTGCATTTTTGCTTATGCAGAACCAGACAAGGCAAATGATGTATGAAATCATAGCAAAAGAGTTGAAGGCCATGGATATGGTGGATGCACATCCACAAGACTACCTGAACTTCTACTGTCTTGGCAAACGAGAAGAAATTCCCAAAGAATTGTCTGATAGTAAGCATACAGCCACCTGTGGAGAGTCGGTAATTATACTGcacaatttattttaattatttttactaaaaatgtTGAAACAATTTATTATTCCTTCTTTG
This is a stretch of genomic DNA from Mangifera indica cultivar Alphonso chromosome 11, CATAS_Mindica_2.1, whole genome shotgun sequence. It encodes these proteins:
- the LOC123228963 gene encoding phospholipase D delta-like, which produces MADNSSDTVVYLHGDLDLKIIEARQLPNMDLFSARLNQCFTVFQRFPKPFCGVKKHKSHRTIITSDPYVTVCLGGATVARTRVISNSQSPVWNEHFKIPLAHPVSHIEFYVKDNDVFGADLIGIATVPALKIKSGETISDWFPILSLNGKPPKPDSAVRMEMRFTPCEDNPLYRYGIAANPDRFEVKNCYFPVRQGGAITLYQDAHKPKSMLPEIELDNGNVYKQEGCWEDICHAILEAHHMVYIVGWSIFDKVKLVREPTRPLPNGGDLSLGDLLKYKSEEGVRVLLLVWDDKTSHNKFFIKTSGVMQTHDEETRKFFKHSSVHCVLSPRYASSKLSIFKQQLVGTLFTHHQKCVIVDTRAHGNNRKITAFLGGLDLCDGRYDTPEHRLFQDLDTVFQDDYHNPTFPVGTKGPREPWHDLHCKIEGPAAYDVLMNFEQRWRKAAKWSEFGRRFKRVTRWHDDALIKLERISWILSPSTAMPMDHPTLRVSKEEDPENWHVQVFRSIDSGSVKGFPKDVFQAEAQNLVCAKNLVIDQSIQKAYIEAIRSAQNFIYIENQYFLGSSYGWPSCKDAGADNLIPMELALKIASKIRAKERFAVYIVIPMWPEGVPSSAAVQEILFWQNQTRQMMYEIIAKELKAMDMVDAHPQDYLNFYCLGKREEIPKELSDSKHTATCGESVPASQKFQRFMIYVHAKGMIVDDEYVILGSANINQRSMAGSRDTEIAMGAYQPHHTWGKKKEHPHGQVYGYRMSLWAEHLGMVDGRFKEPESLDCVKFVNKIAEDNWRSFTEEAFTPLQGHLLKYPVEVERNGKEKPLPGFETFPDVGGKVVGSQTNLPNSLTT